In one Achromobacter spanius genomic region, the following are encoded:
- a CDS encoding aromatic ring-hydroxylating oxygenase subunit alpha — protein sequence MTDIGRMAHVVPARTQLPVSAYFDEALFAREQELIFKQSSQYVGHQKLVPEIGDWRSLVQENGGRVLVRNQQGVELISNVCRHRQALMLGGEAGNVAGNCNTQGNLKATGGNIVCPLHRWTYNNQGELLGAPQFETTPCMNLQKFRLRDCHGLLFEGPRDPASDMAPLFSRPEFNFGDYVLDHVEVHQCNYNWKTFIEVYLEDYHVGPFHPGLGRFVTCDDLTWEFNDWYSLQKVGVHNALAQPGSDVYKQWHDRLLSFREGDAPDFGAVWVTYFPTHMIELYPHVLVLSTLYPKSPQETVNVVEFYYPEEISAFEREFVEAQRAAYMETAIEDDEIAERMDAGRKALMLRGVNEAGPYQSPMEDGMQHFHEWYRRIMQDL from the coding sequence ATGACCGACATCGGTCGGATGGCACATGTCGTGCCAGCTCGCACCCAGCTACCCGTCAGCGCTTACTTTGACGAAGCCCTCTTTGCCCGCGAGCAAGAACTCATTTTCAAGCAATCCTCGCAGTATGTCGGACACCAGAAATTAGTGCCCGAGATTGGGGATTGGCGGTCGTTGGTCCAAGAGAACGGAGGGCGCGTGCTGGTTCGTAACCAGCAAGGCGTTGAACTCATCTCAAATGTCTGCCGCCACCGTCAGGCATTGATGCTGGGCGGCGAAGCCGGCAATGTGGCCGGCAACTGCAATACGCAAGGCAATCTGAAGGCAACCGGCGGCAATATTGTCTGCCCGCTGCACCGTTGGACGTACAACAACCAGGGCGAGTTGTTGGGCGCGCCTCAGTTCGAGACCACACCCTGCATGAATTTGCAGAAGTTTCGCCTGCGCGATTGCCACGGCCTGCTGTTTGAAGGCCCGCGCGATCCGGCATCGGACATGGCCCCCTTGTTCTCGCGCCCCGAGTTCAACTTCGGCGACTACGTGCTCGACCACGTTGAAGTGCATCAGTGCAACTACAACTGGAAGACCTTCATCGAGGTCTACCTTGAGGACTACCACGTTGGGCCGTTCCACCCGGGCCTGGGCCGTTTCGTTACCTGCGACGACCTGACCTGGGAATTCAACGACTGGTACAGCCTGCAAAAAGTAGGCGTGCACAATGCGTTGGCCCAACCGGGTTCAGACGTGTACAAGCAATGGCACGACCGCCTGCTGTCGTTCCGCGAAGGCGATGCGCCCGATTTCGGCGCGGTCTGGGTCACGTATTTTCCGACCCACATGATCGAGCTCTACCCGCACGTGCTGGTGCTGTCCACGCTGTACCCGAAGAGCCCGCAAGAAACGGTGAACGTCGTCGAGTTCTACTACCCCGAGGAAATCTCGGCGTTCGAACGCGAATTCGTCGAGGCCCAGCGTGCCGCCTACATGGAGACGGCCATCGAAGACGATGAGATCGCCGAACGCATGGACGCCGGCCGCAAAGCCCTGATGTTGCGCGGCGTGAATGAAGCCGGTCCTTATCAGTCGCCGATGGAAGACGGCATGCAGCACTTCCATGAATGGTATCGACGCATCATGCAAGACCTCTGA
- a CDS encoding acyltransferase, producing the protein MPLTEDRYARLDAARWLAAVAVVLLHSAALIVSDPAAYGKGAWLAANLYDSAARWCVPVFVMVSGALLLDPNKPQDARQFYSRRMARICAPLLFWTLFYLAWRTGLDWWDDGRIDFSFWPRKVAQGEPYYHLWYLYMIVGLYLFAPLARMLYARSTPRGRALWVVGILGVAILDALYRRALGAPHGFFLTWFLPYLGYFVAGRLIFDGDMRVPRPGLVLLASVAATALGVNLMSDGHKLDTYFYDYFSLTVPFMSLAAFQWIVDTPRLPRLAALAPLTFGIYLIHPVFLDVARRAGAISGNPRDAWTVPLLTLAVFALSAASCWLLRRHPATRKLV; encoded by the coding sequence ATGCCTTTGACCGAAGACCGTTATGCCCGCCTGGATGCCGCCCGCTGGTTGGCGGCCGTGGCCGTCGTCCTGTTGCACAGCGCGGCGTTGATCGTCAGTGACCCGGCTGCCTACGGCAAGGGCGCGTGGCTGGCCGCCAATCTTTACGACTCGGCGGCGCGGTGGTGCGTGCCCGTGTTCGTGATGGTCAGCGGCGCTCTGCTGCTGGACCCGAACAAGCCGCAGGACGCCCGCCAGTTCTACAGCCGGCGCATGGCACGTATTTGCGCGCCGCTATTGTTCTGGACGTTGTTCTACCTGGCCTGGCGCACCGGTCTGGACTGGTGGGACGACGGCCGTATCGATTTTTCGTTCTGGCCGCGCAAGGTGGCGCAAGGTGAACCGTATTACCACCTTTGGTACCTGTACATGATTGTGGGCCTGTACCTGTTCGCCCCGCTGGCCCGCATGCTGTATGCGCGCAGCACGCCGCGCGGACGCGCGCTGTGGGTGGTGGGCATTCTGGGCGTGGCGATCCTGGACGCGCTGTACCGGCGCGCGCTGGGCGCGCCGCACGGATTCTTCCTGACGTGGTTCCTGCCATATCTGGGCTACTTCGTGGCCGGCCGCTTGATTTTCGACGGCGACATGCGCGTTCCCCGGCCGGGTCTGGTGCTGCTGGCCAGCGTGGCCGCCACCGCCCTGGGCGTGAACCTGATGTCCGATGGCCATAAGCTGGACACGTACTTCTACGACTACTTCAGCCTGACCGTGCCGTTCATGTCACTGGCCGCGTTCCAGTGGATCGTGGACACGCCCCGGCTGCCGCGCCTGGCCGCCCTGGCGCCCCTGACCTTCGGCATCTACCTGATCCACCCCGTGTTCCTGGATGTGGCACGCCGGGCGGGCGCCATTTCGGGCAACCCGCGCGACGCCTGGACAGTGCCCTTGCTGACCCTTGCGGTCTTTGCCTTGTCGGCCGCCAGTTGCTGGCTGCTGAGGCGTCATCCCGCTACCCGCAAGCTCGTCTGA
- a CDS encoding Bug family tripartite tricarboxylate transporter substrate binding protein: MIRTSIKLLATLVLGAAALGAQAETYPARPIKIISPFPAGGATDVLTRILAERMAKTLGQSMIVENKAGAGTSIGAAYVSREQPDGYTILMATNSTLVTNRYLYKDLPYDPDSFARIGMVGVGPLVLLSSPKQPFNSTQDVVAYAKQNPGKLTFATFGPGTSSHLAGELFKSRAGIDILHVPFKGATQALPALISGDVDLFFDMVATGIPQADAGKVKVFAITSPSRLATLPKLKTLSEEGYQGFDMTAWFSFVAPKGTPAPVLEKLQAALTETLKDEGVKKRMLDMGIDPRSGTAAELDKQIKAEQPIVSQLVKQANIVVQ; this comes from the coding sequence ATGATTCGCACGAGCATCAAACTACTGGCTACCTTGGTTCTGGGCGCGGCCGCGCTGGGCGCGCAAGCCGAGACCTATCCGGCCCGACCCATCAAGATCATCTCGCCCTTCCCGGCCGGTGGCGCCACCGATGTGCTGACCCGCATCCTGGCTGAACGCATGGCCAAGACCCTGGGCCAGTCCATGATCGTGGAAAACAAGGCGGGCGCCGGCACGTCCATTGGCGCGGCCTATGTATCGCGCGAGCAGCCGGACGGCTACACCATCCTGATGGCCACCAACTCCACGCTCGTCACGAACCGCTATCTGTACAAGGACCTGCCTTACGATCCGGACAGCTTCGCGCGTATCGGCATGGTGGGCGTCGGCCCCCTGGTGCTGCTGTCCAGCCCCAAGCAGCCCTTCAACAGCACGCAGGACGTGGTGGCCTATGCCAAGCAGAACCCGGGCAAGCTGACGTTCGCCACCTTCGGCCCCGGCACCTCGTCGCACCTGGCGGGTGAACTGTTCAAGTCGCGCGCGGGCATCGACATCCTGCACGTACCCTTCAAGGGCGCCACGCAAGCCCTGCCGGCCCTGATCAGCGGCGACGTGGACCTGTTCTTCGACATGGTCGCCACCGGCATTCCGCAGGCGGACGCAGGCAAGGTCAAGGTGTTCGCCATTACCAGCCCGTCGCGCCTGGCCACGCTGCCCAAGCTGAAGACCTTGTCCGAAGAGGGCTATCAAGGCTTCGACATGACGGCATGGTTCAGCTTTGTTGCGCCGAAGGGCACGCCGGCTCCGGTGCTGGAAAAGCTGCAGGCCGCGTTGACCGAAACGCTGAAGGATGAAGGCGTGAAGAAGCGCATGCTGGACATGGGCATCGACCCGCGTTCGGGTACGGCCGCCGAGCTCGACAAACAGATCAAGGCCGAACAACCCATCGTGTCTCAACTGGTCAAGCAAGCCAATATCGTCGTGCAGTAA
- a CDS encoding IclR family transcriptional regulator yields MQSFSDSKRVVHAAAKPDERLELSQPARRKRAAGVGEGASSPDFITALARGLDVLRCFRHGVTALGNLDLARLTGLPKPTISRITYTLTELGYLRYHPDTGKYSPGYGVLALGFGLLAGLEVRELAKASMSDLARDTGGAVALGAFDGDAMTYVEAIHGSSALYLRLPVGYRASLDSAMGRAYLASLPEGACDDVMARLGQAAPPVDAILRARAELQESGCCFALGEWQSGINAVAVPFTSITGEGVFVMSCGGPVSLLPEPDLRARVGPALRAAIAGLAGAPA; encoded by the coding sequence ATGCAATCTTTTTCTGACTCCAAGCGCGTCGTCCATGCCGCCGCCAAACCGGATGAACGGCTGGAATTGAGCCAGCCTGCTCGTCGTAAACGCGCGGCCGGCGTGGGCGAGGGCGCAAGTTCGCCGGATTTCATTACGGCCCTGGCGCGTGGCCTGGATGTATTGCGTTGTTTTCGTCATGGCGTGACGGCGCTGGGCAATCTGGACCTGGCGCGCTTGACCGGGCTACCCAAGCCCACCATCAGCCGCATCACGTACACACTGACCGAGCTGGGCTACTTGCGCTATCACCCCGACACCGGCAAGTATTCGCCGGGCTATGGCGTGCTGGCGCTGGGCTTCGGCTTGTTGGCCGGGCTGGAAGTGCGCGAACTGGCCAAGGCGTCGATGAGCGACCTGGCCCGCGACACGGGGGGCGCGGTTGCGCTTGGCGCCTTTGATGGCGACGCCATGACTTACGTCGAAGCGATCCACGGCTCGTCGGCCTTGTACCTGCGCCTGCCCGTGGGCTATCGCGCCAGCCTGGACAGCGCCATGGGCCGGGCGTATCTGGCCAGCCTGCCCGAAGGCGCTTGTGATGACGTGATGGCGCGCCTGGGCCAGGCGGCGCCGCCTGTCGATGCGATTTTGCGCGCGCGTGCCGAACTCCAGGAATCGGGCTGCTGTTTCGCGCTGGGTGAATGGCAGTCGGGCATCAACGCCGTGGCGGTGCCGTTCACCTCGATTACCGGCGAAGGCGTCTTCGTGATGAGTTGCGGCGGCCCGGTCAGCCTGCTGCCGGAGCCGGATTTGCGCGCGCGTGTGGGGCCGGCATTGCGGGCCGCGATCGCTGGCTTGGCGGGGGCGCCGGCCTGA
- a CDS encoding exodeoxyribonuclease VII small subunit, with the protein MAKSAQADPQIDDRPLPQDFETALAELESLVAAMEDGSLPLEQSLTAYRRGVALTRVCQERLAQAEQQVKVLEGDLLRPLDPAALDDE; encoded by the coding sequence TTGGCCAAGTCCGCACAAGCCGATCCGCAGATTGATGACCGCCCCCTGCCTCAAGATTTCGAAACGGCCCTGGCCGAGTTGGAGTCCTTGGTGGCGGCCATGGAAGACGGCTCGTTGCCGCTTGAGCAATCACTGACCGCCTACCGGCGCGGTGTGGCGCTGACGCGGGTTTGCCAGGAACGCCTGGCGCAGGCCGAACAGCAGGTCAAGGTTCTGGAAGGCGACCTGCTGCGCCCGCTGGACCCGGCGGCGCTGGATGACGAATAA
- a CDS encoding polyprenyl synthetase family protein, with protein MKQTQLPFAEWLQGRVRHVEDVLDDLMPPADVLPVRLHEAMRYAVLGGGKRVRAAMVYAAGQACPVSGSVLAIEASLDRAAAAVELIHAYSLVHDDLPCMDDDTLRRGRPTTHVQFDEATAMLAGDALQPLAFDLLASMPIAPALIVQATQSLARAAGSQGMAGGQAIDLLSVGHSLSRDELQTMHSMKTGAMLACSVALGGIVAGASSASRQALDAYAQAMGLAFQVVDDILDVTADTASLGKTPGKDAAENKPTYVSLLGLSEARAFAEELRVAAQAALEPLGDAGLRLAQLADFIVLRDR; from the coding sequence ATGAAGCAAACTCAACTCCCCTTTGCGGAGTGGTTGCAGGGTCGCGTGCGGCACGTCGAAGACGTCCTGGACGACCTGATGCCCCCCGCGGACGTGCTGCCTGTCCGCCTGCATGAAGCCATGCGCTACGCCGTGCTGGGCGGTGGCAAGCGGGTACGCGCCGCCATGGTCTACGCCGCTGGGCAGGCCTGCCCGGTCAGCGGCAGCGTGCTGGCCATCGAGGCATCGCTGGACCGCGCCGCGGCCGCCGTTGAATTGATCCACGCCTATTCGCTGGTGCATGACGACCTGCCCTGCATGGACGACGACACCTTGCGTCGTGGCCGGCCCACCACGCATGTGCAGTTCGACGAAGCCACCGCCATGCTGGCGGGCGACGCCTTGCAGCCGCTGGCTTTCGACTTGCTGGCCTCAATGCCCATTGCGCCCGCGCTGATCGTGCAGGCGACCCAGTCGTTGGCGCGTGCCGCCGGCAGCCAGGGCATGGCGGGTGGTCAGGCCATTGATCTGCTCAGCGTTGGCCATTCGCTGTCGCGCGACGAACTCCAGACCATGCACAGCATGAAGACGGGCGCCATGCTGGCGTGCAGCGTGGCCTTGGGTGGCATCGTGGCGGGCGCCAGTTCGGCCTCGCGCCAGGCGCTGGACGCCTACGCGCAAGCCATGGGCCTGGCGTTCCAGGTGGTGGACGATATCCTGGACGTCACCGCCGACACGGCCAGCCTGGGCAAGACGCCCGGCAAGGACGCGGCGGAAAACAAACCCACCTACGTATCACTGCTGGGCCTGTCCGAGGCGCGCGCGTTTGCCGAGGAATTGCGCGTGGCCGCGCAGGCGGCGCTGGAGCCTTTGGGCGACGCGGGCTTGCGTTTGGCGCAATTGGCTGATTTCATCGTCCTTCGAGACCGCTGA
- the dxs gene encoding 1-deoxy-D-xylulose-5-phosphate synthase: MTTDLLDRIQSPADLKRLDRRELKKLADELRGFVLESVSKTGGHLSSNLGTVELTLALHQVFDTPHDRIVWDVGHQSYPHKILTGRRAGMAKLRQQGGISGFPKRSESEYDAFGTAHSSTSISAALGMAVASRNAGVQRQHIAVIGDGAMSAGMAFEAMNNAGVTPNINLLVILNDNDMSISPPVGALNRYLARLMSGRFYATAKNVGRAVLQHVPPVLELARRFEEHAKGMVTPATLFEEFGFNYVGPIDGHDLDALVPTLQNLKALQGLQFLHVVTKKGQGYKLAEADPVLYHGPGKFDPAVGIQQSKAPGKRTFTQVFGQWLCDMAEQDPHLVAVTPAMREGSGLVEFEKRFPLRYFDVGIAEQHAVTFAAGVACEGQKPVVAIYSTFMQRGYDQFIHDVALQNLDVTFALDRAGIVGADGATHAGNYDIAFLRCVPNMVVATPSDESETRLLLSTCYQHPGPASVRYPRGAGCGAPEGAGLDTVQVGRGVVRREGKKIAILGFGTLVQAALAAADKLDATVADMRFVKPIDLDLILDLARRHDALVTIEDASIMGGAGSAVLEALSAAGVQIPVLQLGLPDVFIDHGDQSALLAGIGLDAAGIEQSIRNRYADLLA; encoded by the coding sequence ATGACGACTGATTTATTGGACCGCATTCAATCCCCGGCCGACCTCAAGCGCCTGGATCGCCGCGAGCTGAAAAAGCTTGCCGACGAACTGCGCGGCTTTGTGCTGGAGTCGGTATCCAAAACGGGCGGACACCTGTCGTCCAACCTGGGCACGGTCGAGCTCACGCTGGCCCTGCATCAGGTGTTCGACACGCCGCATGACCGCATCGTCTGGGACGTGGGGCACCAGTCCTATCCGCACAAGATCCTGACCGGCCGCCGCGCCGGCATGGCCAAGTTGCGGCAGCAAGGTGGCATTTCGGGCTTTCCCAAGCGCAGCGAATCCGAATACGACGCCTTCGGCACCGCGCACTCGTCCACGTCCATCTCGGCGGCGCTGGGCATGGCGGTGGCCTCGCGCAATGCGGGCGTGCAACGCCAGCACATTGCCGTCATCGGCGACGGCGCCATGTCCGCGGGCATGGCGTTCGAAGCCATGAACAACGCGGGTGTCACGCCCAACATCAACCTGCTGGTGATCCTGAACGACAACGACATGTCGATCTCGCCGCCGGTGGGGGCGCTGAACCGCTACCTGGCGCGCCTGATGTCGGGCCGCTTCTATGCCACCGCCAAGAACGTGGGCCGCGCGGTCTTGCAACACGTGCCGCCCGTGCTGGAACTGGCGCGCCGGTTTGAAGAGCATGCCAAGGGCATGGTCACGCCGGCCACGCTGTTCGAAGAATTCGGCTTCAACTACGTCGGTCCCATCGATGGGCACGACCTGGACGCGCTGGTGCCCACCTTGCAGAACCTGAAGGCGCTGCAAGGCCTGCAATTCCTGCATGTGGTCACCAAGAAGGGGCAGGGCTACAAGCTGGCCGAGGCCGACCCGGTGCTGTATCACGGCCCGGGCAAGTTCGACCCCGCGGTCGGCATCCAGCAATCCAAGGCGCCCGGCAAGCGCACGTTCACGCAGGTGTTCGGCCAGTGGCTGTGCGACATGGCCGAGCAAGACCCGCATCTGGTCGCCGTCACGCCCGCCATGCGCGAAGGCAGCGGCCTGGTGGAATTCGAAAAGCGCTTTCCGCTGCGCTATTTCGACGTGGGCATCGCTGAGCAGCACGCCGTGACGTTCGCGGCGGGCGTGGCCTGCGAAGGGCAAAAGCCCGTCGTGGCGATCTACTCCACGTTCATGCAGCGAGGCTACGACCAGTTCATCCACGACGTCGCGCTGCAAAACCTGGACGTGACGTTCGCGCTGGACCGCGCCGGCATCGTCGGCGCCGACGGCGCGACCCACGCCGGCAATTACGACATCGCTTTTCTGCGCTGCGTGCCGAACATGGTGGTGGCCACGCCTTCCGACGAAAGCGAAACGCGCCTGCTGCTGTCGACCTGTTATCAGCATCCGGGCCCGGCCTCGGTGCGCTATCCGCGTGGCGCTGGCTGTGGCGCCCCGGAAGGCGCGGGCTTGGACACGGTGCAAGTGGGCCGAGGCGTGGTGCGGCGCGAAGGCAAGAAGATCGCCATCCTGGGCTTTGGCACGCTGGTGCAAGCGGCGCTTGCCGCTGCCGACAAGCTGGACGCCACCGTGGCCGACATGCGTTTCGTCAAGCCGATCGACCTGGACCTGATCCTGGACCTGGCGCGCCGCCACGACGCACTGGTCACGATCGAAGATGCCTCCATCATGGGCGGCGCCGGCAGCGCGGTGCTGGAAGCGCTGAGCGCCGCGGGCGTGCAGATTCCGGTGCTGCAACTGGGTTTGCCGGATGTCTTCATCGACCATGGCGACCAGTCTGCCTTGCTGGCGGGCATCGGACTGGATGCCGCTGGCATCGAGCAGTCGATCCGCAATCGCTACGCCGATCTGCTGGCTTGA
- the folE2 gene encoding GTP cyclohydrolase FolE2: MNSPIDPAIVMPDVQSSADTRHIPIQRVGIRGVRHPMLIESGDGSPQGTVANWTLTVALPPEEKGTHMSRFVALLEKYRSTPMTPALFRAMAADMLPLLHAERGDITAAFPYFINKSAPISGVQSLLDYEVQWIARAQGDSVEFELVVQVPVTSLCPCSKAISEYGAHNQRSHVTVSAILNGDISMDGVIRLIEEEGSCELWGLLKRPDEKYVTERAYDNPKFVEDLVRDVAARLTAHPGIARYRVEAENFESIHNHSAYAVVEG, translated from the coding sequence ATGAATTCTCCGATCGACCCCGCCATCGTGATGCCCGACGTCCAGAGCTCGGCGGACACCCGGCACATCCCGATCCAGCGCGTGGGTATCCGTGGCGTGCGCCACCCCATGCTGATTGAAAGCGGCGATGGTTCGCCCCAGGGCACCGTCGCCAACTGGACCTTGACCGTGGCGCTGCCGCCCGAAGAAAAGGGGACGCATATGTCCCGCTTTGTGGCGCTGTTGGAAAAATATCGCAGCACGCCCATGACGCCGGCCTTGTTCCGCGCCATGGCGGCAGACATGCTGCCGCTGCTGCACGCAGAGCGCGGTGACATCACCGCGGCGTTCCCGTACTTCATCAACAAGTCGGCCCCCATTTCCGGCGTGCAAAGCCTGCTGGACTACGAAGTCCAGTGGATCGCGCGCGCCCAGGGCGATAGTGTTGAATTCGAGCTCGTCGTGCAGGTGCCGGTAACCAGCCTGTGCCCGTGTTCGAAGGCCATTTCGGAATACGGCGCGCACAACCAGCGTTCGCACGTGACCGTGTCGGCCATCTTGAACGGCGACATCAGCATGGACGGTGTCATCCGCCTGATCGAAGAAGAAGGTTCGTGCGAACTCTGGGGCCTGCTCAAGCGCCCCGACGAAAAGTACGTGACCGAACGCGCCTACGACAACCCCAAGTTCGTCGAAGACCTGGTGCGTGACGTGGCCGCGCGCCTGACCGCGCACCCCGGCATCGCCCGCTACCGCGTTGAAGCCGAGAACTTTGAATCGATCCACAACCACTCGGCCTACGCCGTCGTGGAAGGCTGA
- a CDS encoding DUF817 domain-containing protein, giving the protein MHHPAANDWPLIAGLQAWESRLANNLAGRGRLGVALYEFFRFGVKQAWACLFGGLMCALLLGTHWWYPKDALLARYDFLTIAALGIQVLLLALRMETWSEARVILMFHVVGTGMEIFKTAAGSWIYPEASVLRIGGVPLFTGFMYAAVGSYLARVWRLFDFRFRAHPPMVATVALSVLIYLNFFAHHFIMDFRWLLFALTAVLFARTWVYFRIWRVYRRMPLLLGFVLVALFIWFAENIGTFANAWRYPNQSHAWQWVSIAKLGSWFLLMIISYVMVSVVNRPREIAVADLPQGVETGGGKAPSLIS; this is encoded by the coding sequence GTGCACCATCCGGCGGCCAACGACTGGCCGCTCATCGCGGGGCTGCAAGCCTGGGAATCGCGGCTGGCCAATAACTTGGCCGGCCGCGGTCGTTTGGGCGTGGCGCTCTACGAGTTCTTCCGCTTTGGCGTCAAGCAAGCCTGGGCCTGCCTGTTCGGTGGGCTGATGTGCGCGCTGCTGCTGGGCACGCACTGGTGGTATCCCAAGGACGCGCTGCTGGCGCGCTACGACTTTCTGACCATCGCCGCGCTGGGCATCCAGGTCTTGCTGCTGGCCTTGCGCATGGAGACCTGGAGCGAGGCCCGCGTGATCCTGATGTTCCATGTGGTTGGCACCGGCATGGAAATCTTCAAGACGGCGGCGGGGTCGTGGATCTACCCCGAGGCCAGCGTGCTGCGCATCGGCGGGGTGCCGCTGTTTACCGGCTTCATGTATGCGGCAGTGGGCAGCTATCTGGCGCGGGTGTGGCGGCTGTTCGATTTCCGGTTTCGCGCCCATCCTCCCATGGTCGCCACGGTGGCCTTGTCGGTGCTGATCTACCTGAACTTCTTCGCGCACCACTTCATCATGGATTTCCGGTGGTTGCTGTTCGCGCTGACGGCCGTGCTGTTCGCGCGAACCTGGGTGTATTTCCGCATATGGCGCGTCTACCGCCGCATGCCCTTGTTGTTGGGCTTCGTGTTGGTGGCCTTGTTCATTTGGTTCGCCGAAAACATCGGCACCTTCGCCAACGCCTGGCGCTATCCCAACCAGTCGCATGCCTGGCAATGGGTGTCCATCGCCAAGCTGGGCTCGTGGTTCCTCTTGATGATCATCAGCTACGTGATGGTCAGCGTGGTCAATCGGCCGCGTGAAATCGCTGTTGCCGATTTGCCGCAAGGGGTCGAGACGGGCGGTGGGAAAGCCCCGTCCCTGATTTCCTGA
- the rpsF gene encoding 30S ribosomal protein S6 — protein MRHYEVVFIVHPDQSEQVPAMVERYQALVTGQGGSVHRLEDWGRRQLAYPIQKLVKAHYVCLNIECGQATLDELEHSFRYNDAVLRHLVIKTKKAQTTPSIMMKSVEREEARKASAEAVAVQPE, from the coding sequence ATGCGTCACTACGAAGTAGTGTTTATTGTTCACCCCGACCAAAGCGAGCAAGTGCCCGCCATGGTCGAGCGTTACCAAGCGCTGGTCACGGGCCAAGGCGGCTCGGTTCACCGCCTGGAAGACTGGGGTCGCCGTCAACTGGCCTACCCGATCCAGAAGCTCGTCAAGGCTCACTACGTTTGCCTGAACATCGAGTGCGGCCAAGCCACGCTGGATGAGCTGGAACACTCGTTCCGCTACAACGACGCCGTTCTGCGCCACTTGGTCATCAAGACCAAGAAGGCCCAGACCACGCCCTCGATCATGATGAAGTCGGTTGAGCGCGAAGAAGCCCGTAAGGCTTCGGCTGAAGCTGTCGCGGTTCAGCCCGAGTAA
- the priB gene encoding primosomal replication protein N has translation MNKLELSARVLECEPLRHTPAGLPALEMVLAHESEVIEAGHPRRVELTITAVALGDLALLLKNTALGSELLVQGFLAPVRKDSVKIKLHLQQARKISGSAGRDPQVA, from the coding sequence ATGAATAAGCTGGAACTCAGCGCCCGCGTTCTTGAATGCGAGCCTTTGCGCCACACTCCCGCCGGTCTGCCCGCACTGGAAATGGTGTTGGCGCACGAGTCCGAAGTCATCGAAGCCGGCCACCCGCGCCGTGTTGAATTGACGATCACGGCCGTGGCATTGGGCGATCTGGCGTTGCTGTTGAAAAACACCGCGTTAGGGTCTGAATTGCTGGTGCAGGGGTTTTTGGCTCCCGTCCGCAAAGACTCGGTGAAGATCAAGCTGCATCTGCAGCAGGCGCGCAAGATCAGCGGTAGCGCAGGACGCGATCCGCAGGTGGCTTGA
- the rpsR gene encoding 30S ribosomal protein S18, with translation MAFFGKRKEKRKFTQQNPLFKRRKFCRFTAAGVEEIDYKDLDTLRDFVQENGKIIPARLTGTKAIYQRQLDTAIKRARFLALLPYTDNHN, from the coding sequence ATGGCTTTCTTCGGAAAACGCAAAGAAAAACGCAAATTCACGCAGCAGAACCCGCTCTTCAAGCGTCGTAAGTTCTGCCGCTTTACCGCAGCCGGCGTCGAAGAGATCGACTACAAGGATCTGGACACCCTGCGCGACTTCGTGCAAGAAAACGGCAAGATCATCCCGGCTCGCTTGACCGGCACCAAGGCAATCTACCAGCGCCAGCTGGACACCGCCATCAAGCGCGCGCGCTTCCTGGCCCTGTTGCCTTACACCGACAACCACAACTAA
- the rplI gene encoding 50S ribosomal protein L9 codes for MQVILLEKVLNLGNLGEVVRVRDGYARNFLIPQRKARRATDAALKEFEARRAELEKAQAEKLAASQALGERIAGFQLKIAQKAGVDGRLFGSVTNADIAEALKKAGFEGVEKGQVRLPNGQLKSVGEFPIQVALHADVVVDVTVQVEGELS; via the coding sequence ATGCAAGTTATTCTGCTCGAAAAAGTCCTCAACCTGGGCAACCTGGGTGAAGTCGTCCGCGTGCGTGACGGTTACGCCCGCAACTTCCTGATTCCCCAGCGCAAGGCCCGCCGTGCTACCGACGCCGCCCTGAAGGAATTCGAAGCTCGCCGCGCCGAGCTGGAAAAGGCCCAGGCTGAAAAGCTGGCCGCCTCCCAGGCTCTGGGTGAGCGCATTGCCGGCTTCCAACTGAAGATCGCTCAGAAGGCCGGCGTTGACGGTCGTCTGTTCGGCTCGGTGACCAATGCCGACATCGCTGAAGCGCTGAAGAAGGCTGGTTTCGAAGGCGTTGAAAAGGGCCAAGTGCGCCTGCCCAACGGCCAACTGAAGTCGGTCGGCGAGTTCCCGATCCAGGTCGCCCTGCACGCCGACGTGGTTGTCGACGTCACGGTTCAGGTCGAAGGCGAACTGTCCTAA